The Bacteroidales bacterium DNA window GAAGGCGAAGCAGTTGAAGGCTTGCAGTTAATGGGTGTATTAGAATCTAGAAATTTAGATTTTAAAAATGTAATCATTATCGGAATGAATGAAGGAAATATGCCCTCCGTTTCAAAAAAAACGACTTTTATTTCTCAGAGCATGCGTTTTGCTTACGAAATGCCCATGATAAAATATCAAGATGCCGTTTATGCATATTTATTTTACAGTTTAATACAAAGAGCAGAAAATATTTCATTAATTTATAACAGTATTATTAATGACTCTAATGCAGGAGAATTAAGCCGTTTTGTTCTGCAATTACAAAATGAAACTGATATTCCGATAAATGAATTTCATTTTAACCAAACTTTATCTTTTAAAAAGAAGAAAGAAATTATTACTGAAAAAAATCAAGAAGTAATAAATAAATTAAACCGTTATTTTATAAAGTCAACTTATGCCGAAAAAAGATTCTCGCCTGCTGCAATAAATACATATATTGATTGTTCTCTGCAATTTTATTTTAAATATATTGCCGAATTAAAGGAACCCGATTCGGTTGAAGAAGAATTTTCACCTTCGGCATTCGGTTCAATTCTGCATAAAACTTTAGAAAATATTTATGACGAAATAAAAAAAGAAAAACAAAGTAATTTAATTAAAAAAAAAGATATAATTAAGATTTATAATAAAATTGATTTATTTGTTGACGAAGCTTTTAAAACAACATACGGTAAAACCAATAATTATAAAATAAAGGGAAGTCAAATTATTGTAAAAAAAGTAATAATTAACTATGTTAACTCAGTTTTAAAAAAAGATGAAGAATATACACCTTTTGAAATAATATCTGTTGAAGATAAAGATAAATTTATAACTGAACTTGAGTTTTCTGTAAATAACGAAAAGAAAAAAGTAAGTTTAACCGGTATTATTGACAGAATTGACAAAAAAGATAATCTTTATCGTGTGGTTGATTACAAAACAGGAGAGCCTCAAAATACATTTTACTCAATTGACGATTTGTTCGATTCCGATAAGAAAAAAAGACCAAAACATATTTTGCAGACCTTTTTATATGCTTTAATTTTTAAAAATAGCCAAGCACCGATAAAAGTTAAAATTCAACCTGCAATTTTTTATGTTCGTAAACTGCAAACTGCAAATAATACAGATGCAATATTTATAAAACAAAATCGAAAAAACATTAAAATAGACAGCCGACTTACCGAAGAACTTTTACCCGAGTTTTCAGAAAACCTAAAACAAATTTTTTTAGAAATTTTCAATGAAAACATACCGTTTCAGCAAACTGAGAATGATGAAAATTGCAAGTTTTGCAGTTACAATATTTTCTGTCATTAATTCATAATTATTAAAACAAAAAAAAGATTCAAAAACATATATCAGATTGTATATATTTTAAATCTTATTTTTACATTTGTCAGTTAATTAAATAATTTGAAAAAATCAATTTAAAATTATTATGGCTAAAAAAATAATAGAAGTTGATGAAGTCGTTGTGAAATTTGCAGGAGACTCCGGCGACGGAATGCAACTTACGGGAACACAGTTCTCAAATACATCAGCATTGATAGGTGATGATGTTTCTACTTTCCCTGATTATCCGGCTGAAATACGTGCTCCGCAAGGAACCGTCGGAGGTGTTTCCGGTTTTCAATTACATTTCGGTAAAATCATTGATAATCCCGGAGATTATTGTGATGTTTTAGTTGCAATGAATCCGGCAGCCTTAAAAGCAAATATAAGATGGGTAAAAGACGGCGGTACTATCATTATAGATACAGATTCCTTTACGGAAAAGAATTTTAAAAAAGCCGGCTGCCTTGAAGATAGGTTAAAAGATATTTATGAAGACTATAATGTTATTCAAGCCCCTGTAACTTCATTAACAAAAGAGAGCTTAGTGTCCACAGGTTTAGACAACCGAAGTATGGCAAGAAGTAAAAATATGTTTACACTCGGAATGGTGTATTGTATTTTTGACAGACCTTTAAACCATACCGAAAAGTTTTTTGATACAAAATTTGCCAAAAAACCGGAAATTGCCGATGCAAATAAAAAAGCATTAAGAGCAGGTTTTAATTATGCCGTAACAATACATGCAATGCCTTCATTCAGGGTTCATCCTTCTGACACAATAGAAAAAGGAAGATACAGAAATATGAACGGTAACACAGCTGTTGCATGGGGATTACTTGCGGCTGCCGAAAAAGCAAACTTACCTTTCTTTCTCGGTTCGTATCCTATTACTCCGGCAACTGAGATATTAGTTGAAATTGCTAAAAGAAAAGATGTCGGTGCCAAATCGTTTCAAGCAGAAGATGAAATTGCAGGTATCGTAACATCAATAGGTGCTTCATTTGTAGGAAACCTTGCTGCAACTTCTACATCAGGTCCTGGTTTAGCTTTAAAATCGGAAGCAATAGGTTTAGCAGTTATTACCGAACTCCCTCTTGTTATCGTAAATGTTCAAAGAGGCGGTCCTTCAACAGGTTTGCCAACTAAAACAGAACAATCAGATTTATTTCAGGCACTTTACGGAAGAAACGGAGAAAGCCCTGTTCCTGTTATTGCTGCAAGCACACCTTCTAATTGTTTTAATTATGCTTTTGAAGCTGCAAAAATTGCATTAGAGCATATGACTCCTGTACTTCTTCTTACTGACGGTTTTCTTGCAAACGGAACCGAACCTTGGAAAATACCTGCAATGGCTGATATGCCTGAAATTAAACATAAAATTAAACCTGCAGGAGACGATGAATACTTACCTTATAAAAGAGACCCCGAAACTTTAGCTCGAGAATGGGGCATACCCGG harbors:
- a CDS encoding 2-oxoacid:acceptor oxidoreductase subunit alpha; the protein is MAKKIIEVDEVVVKFAGDSGDGMQLTGTQFSNTSALIGDDVSTFPDYPAEIRAPQGTVGGVSGFQLHFGKIIDNPGDYCDVLVAMNPAALKANIRWVKDGGTIIIDTDSFTEKNFKKAGCLEDRLKDIYEDYNVIQAPVTSLTKESLVSTGLDNRSMARSKNMFTLGMVYCIFDRPLNHTEKFFDTKFAKKPEIADANKKALRAGFNYAVTIHAMPSFRVHPSDTIEKGRYRNMNGNTAVAWGLLAAAEKANLPFFLGSYPITPATEILVEIAKRKDVGAKSFQAEDEIAGIVTSIGASFVGNLAATSTSGPGLALKSEAIGLAVITELPLVIVNVQRGGPSTGLPTKTEQSDLFQALYGRNGESPVPVIAASTPSNCFNYAFEAAKIALEHMTPVLLLTDGFLANGTEPWKIPAMADMPEIKHKIKPAGDDEYLPYKRDPETLAREWGIPGTKGYEHRIGGLEKMDITGNVSYVPENHEVMTKYRDEKVQRLENVYPELEIEGNEDSDLLVIGWGSTYGHLTTAVRELNNEGYKVAHSHFNYINPLPKNTIDVLKKFKKHLVCEINLGQFAGYLEMNHPDFEYVKYDKMQGLPFTVKELKEKIKQLLENK